Proteins from one Thermococcus bergensis genomic window:
- a CDS encoding phosphoribosyltransferase, protein MKKFPAYLASWDDIEKWAKEGAIRILEEGWMPDVIVGLARGGWVAARLYCDYLGVKDLVSIKVEHWGVTATPDGKAKLKYGTQYNFEGKKVLIVDDIADTGESLTLAKSYIESKNPAEIKVATLLTIKTSKFKPDYFGEEIDWAWIVFPWNFVEDMINLVGNLFEEKEALTADEIVELFKELHGMEVPKEKLEEALKFAQMRKIFKWDGQSWRKA, encoded by the coding sequence ATGAAGAAGTTTCCAGCATACCTAGCTTCTTGGGACGATATAGAGAAGTGGGCCAAAGAAGGAGCTATCAGGATTCTTGAAGAAGGATGGATGCCAGATGTTATTGTGGGCCTTGCAAGAGGCGGCTGGGTTGCAGCGAGGCTTTACTGTGACTATTTGGGCGTTAAAGACCTCGTCAGCATTAAGGTTGAGCACTGGGGAGTCACGGCAACTCCAGATGGAAAAGCCAAACTTAAGTACGGCACGCAATACAATTTTGAAGGTAAGAAAGTTCTGATAGTTGATGACATAGCGGACACTGGAGAAAGCTTAACCTTGGCAAAGAGTTACATTGAGAGCAAAAATCCAGCTGAAATAAAAGTTGCAACTCTTTTGACGATAAAAACCTCAAAGTTTAAGCCAGATTACTTTGGGGAAGAAATTGACTGGGCATGGATAGTCTTCCCATGGAACTTTGTTGAGGATATGATAAACCTTGTGGGCAACCTGTTTGAGGAAAAGGAAGCCCTCACTGCAGATGAAATAGTTGAGCTGTTCAAAGAGCTCCACGGTATGGAGGTTCCGAAGGAAAAGCTTGAAGAGGCTTTAAAATTTGCTCAGATGAGAAAAATATTTAAATGGGATGGGCAATCCTGGCGCAAAGCCTGA
- a CDS encoding ATP-binding protein, with protein MILKFIDREEELHALEELYARDKAHLILIYGRRRVGKTELVKQFINGKKAFYFLAKKEPMELELERLIKAFNRKFNVFIEARNLEEFFERVKKFGKIAFVIDEFPYWVEEDKGIPSTFQYIWDEVLKDSKVFLILLGSSISTMESLMSYKNPLYGRRTAQIKLCPLEFFHLKEAFPRYSWEELVRVYGTIDGIPAYFQYFDDSLPVEKNIENNFYNKVSVLYEDAERLLKDELREPITYLNILKAINDGKTKLTEIANETRVAVTNLPKYLKVLETLDLVKKEYPINQRKRGRGVYRVKDFYYCFWLRFVYPYRDDIEIGAISFEDFQSDFNRYLGEVFESVAGQFLIRMNRLGKLPFRFTKLGRWWHRGEEIDLVALNSITGEAGFFEAKWKNLSEREARGILKDLERKAELTGISGSHFGLIGKRVEGKENLREEGYIVFDLEDFNEVREKGR; from the coding sequence ATGATACTAAAATTCATTGATCGGGAAGAGGAGCTCCATGCACTTGAGGAGCTTTACGCCCGGGACAAGGCTCACCTTATCCTCATCTACGGTAGGAGAAGGGTGGGAAAGACCGAGCTCGTGAAGCAGTTCATAAATGGAAAGAAGGCCTTCTACTTCTTAGCTAAAAAAGAGCCTATGGAGCTTGAGCTTGAACGGCTCATAAAAGCGTTCAACAGGAAGTTCAACGTCTTCATCGAGGCAAGGAATCTTGAAGAGTTCTTTGAGAGAGTAAAAAAATTCGGAAAGATAGCCTTCGTAATAGACGAGTTCCCCTACTGGGTTGAGGAAGATAAGGGGATTCCCTCGACGTTTCAGTACATCTGGGATGAAGTGCTGAAAGACTCAAAGGTTTTCCTTATTCTGCTCGGCTCTTCGATCTCGACGATGGAGAGCCTTATGAGTTACAAGAACCCGCTCTACGGCAGGAGGACGGCCCAGATAAAGCTCTGTCCTCTTGAATTCTTTCACCTGAAGGAGGCTTTCCCACGCTACAGCTGGGAGGAGCTCGTTAGGGTCTATGGAACTATAGACGGAATTCCAGCTTACTTCCAGTACTTCGATGACTCTCTTCCAGTGGAGAAAAACATCGAGAACAACTTCTACAATAAGGTGAGCGTCCTCTATGAAGACGCCGAGAGGTTGCTGAAAGACGAGCTGAGGGAACCGATTACGTACCTCAACATCCTGAAGGCCATAAACGACGGAAAGACGAAGCTCACGGAGATAGCTAATGAGACAAGGGTCGCTGTGACGAACCTCCCAAAGTATCTCAAAGTCCTCGAGACCCTCGACCTCGTGAAGAAGGAGTACCCGATAAACCAGAGAAAGCGCGGGCGCGGCGTTTACAGGGTGAAAGACTTTTACTACTGCTTCTGGCTCCGCTTTGTCTACCCCTACCGCGATGACATAGAGATCGGAGCAATAAGCTTCGAGGATTTCCAGAGCGACTTCAACCGCTACCTCGGCGAGGTCTTCGAGAGCGTTGCTGGACAGTTCCTAATAAGGATGAACCGTCTCGGAAAGCTGCCCTTCAGGTTTACAAAGCTCGGAAGATGGTGGCACAGGGGGGAGGAGATCGACTTAGTTGCCCTCAACAGCATCACCGGGGAAGCGGGGTTTTTCGAGGCCAAGTGGAAGAACTTGAGCGAAAGGGAAGCGAGGGGGATCCTGAAAGACCTTGAAAGAAAAGCGGAGCTCACGGGAATATCTGGGAGCCACTTCGGACTGATCGGGAAGAGAGTGGAAGGAAAGGAAAACCTGAGGGAAGAGGGCTACATCGTCTTTGACCTCGAGGATTTCAACGAAGTTAGAGAGAAAGGGCGCTAA
- a CDS encoding M20/M25/M40 family metallo-hydrolase translates to MNILMVLSMDVVELLSELVRFDTTNDPAKGIKPPKDCPKFIMETLSSWGIEAELIEKGGYYAVCGEIGSGKPKLLFMAHFDVVPVNREEWETEPFELTIKGNRAYGRGSADDKGNVAAIMFALKELSKMEFEGKILFAFTGDEEIGGKIAMHIAEKLKSENKLPEYMINADGIGMKPIIRRRKGFGVTISVPSEKVRVRGFLKERTFKISTPVIETRHAAYFLPGVDTHPMIALSHFLRNSNVLAVSLEGKFLKGNVVPSEVTLKYLEPGEGDEVEADIGLTKLLKAIVPLVRAPIKPEKYSDYGVSITPNLYSFNGGKHVLRLDIRAMSHSHEDIETTIKEVLAFNIPEAEVTVSNNEKAGYLFTHPEDEIVRAMLETLENFGEKAEPVEGPGAADSRFFTPYGVKAIDFGPKGGNIHGPNEYVEIDSLRKMPALYTEVAMRLLRG, encoded by the coding sequence ATGAATATCTTAATGGTGTTGTCTATGGATGTTGTTGAACTCCTTTCTGAACTGGTACGATTTGACACAACGAACGACCCGGCAAAAGGTATAAAACCCCCAAAGGACTGCCCGAAGTTTATAATGGAAACACTGTCCTCTTGGGGCATTGAAGCTGAGCTGATAGAAAAGGGCGGCTATTATGCGGTTTGTGGTGAAATCGGAAGTGGAAAGCCAAAGCTCCTCTTCATGGCCCACTTTGATGTAGTTCCCGTAAACAGAGAAGAGTGGGAAACCGAACCGTTTGAGCTAACCATTAAAGGCAACAGAGCATATGGGAGGGGAAGCGCCGATGACAAGGGAAACGTGGCTGCGATAATGTTCGCACTGAAGGAGCTCTCAAAAATGGAGTTTGAGGGGAAGATTCTGTTTGCCTTTACTGGGGATGAAGAAATTGGTGGAAAAATTGCAATGCACATTGCTGAAAAGCTGAAGAGCGAAAATAAACTTCCGGAATATATGATCAATGCAGACGGCATTGGCATGAAGCCCATAATACGCAGGAGAAAGGGGTTTGGCGTCACCATAAGCGTACCCTCTGAAAAAGTCAGGGTAAGGGGATTTCTAAAAGAGAGAACCTTTAAGATAAGCACCCCGGTTATTGAGACAAGGCACGCTGCTTATTTCCTTCCTGGAGTTGATACTCACCCGATGATAGCACTCTCGCACTTTTTGAGGAATTCAAACGTTTTGGCAGTCTCTCTTGAAGGAAAGTTCCTCAAAGGAAACGTTGTGCCGAGTGAGGTAACGCTCAAGTACCTTGAGCCGGGAGAAGGAGATGAAGTTGAAGCAGATATTGGCTTAACGAAGCTTTTAAAGGCGATAGTGCCTCTGGTGAGAGCGCCTATAAAGCCGGAAAAGTACAGCGACTATGGAGTATCGATAACGCCCAACCTCTATTCGTTTAATGGCGGTAAGCATGTTTTGAGGCTCGATATAAGGGCAATGAGCCATTCTCATGAAGACATCGAGACCACAATAAAGGAGGTTTTGGCTTTCAATATACCGGAAGCGGAAGTTACTGTAAGCAATAACGAGAAAGCCGGGTATCTCTTTACCCACCCGGAGGACGAGATAGTGAGGGCAATGCTTGAAACGCTTGAAAACTTTGGCGAGAAAGCCGAACCCGTAGAAGGGCCAGGGGCGGCGGATTCAAGGTTCTTCACGCCTTATGGGGTGAAGGCGATAGACTTTGGGCCGAAAGGGGGCAACATTCATGGGCCGAATGAGTACGTTGAGATAGACTCGCTCCGCAAGATGCCGGCACTCTACACTGAGGTGGCGATGAGGTTATTGAGAGGATAG
- the vapB gene encoding type II toxin-antitoxin system VapB family antitoxin, which translates to MAVITVRVPDEIKAKMKGININWSEEIRQFIIQRIEEEERKKNLQKALEILKGRKNVEKGFSAKSVREDRDSN; encoded by the coding sequence ATGGCTGTCATTACAGTTAGGGTTCCAGATGAGATAAAAGCAAAGATGAAGGGAATAAATATAAACTGGAGTGAAGAAATAAGGCAGTTCATAATCCAGCGCATAGAAGAGGAAGAAAGAAAGAAAAACCTCCAAAAAGCCCTTGAAATCCTTAAGGGGAGAAAGAACGTTGAGAAAGGTTTTTCAGCGAAGTCCGTGAGGGAGGATCGTGATAGTAATTGA
- a CDS encoding type II toxin-antitoxin system VapC family toxin, translating into MIVIDASALAKVILQEENWEGVPLTEKTATLDYALVEALNAIWKAVIQKRLDEEDAKDRTEALKYLAKSLLLFEAKNYFERALEIALKEKITVYDALYIALAEELKADFYTSDVKQFEAAKKYVRVKLIQ; encoded by the coding sequence GTGATAGTAATTGATGCCTCTGCTCTCGCTAAAGTGATCCTTCAAGAAGAGAACTGGGAGGGTGTTCCACTAACGGAAAAAACTGCAACGCTGGATTACGCTCTCGTTGAGGCACTAAACGCTATTTGGAAAGCTGTTATCCAAAAACGGCTAGATGAAGAAGACGCAAAAGACAGAACTGAAGCACTAAAGTATCTCGCCAAAAGCCTGTTGCTCTTCGAAGCCAAGAATTACTTTGAGCGTGCTTTGGAGATAGCGCTGAAGGAAAAAATTACCGTTTACGATGCTCTCTACATAGCCCTCGCGGAAGAACTAAAAGCTGATTTTTATACCTCTGACGTTAAGCAGTTTGAGGCAGCGAAAAAATACGTGAGAGTAAAGCTCATCCAATAA
- the cysS gene encoding cysteine--tRNA ligase gives MGVKVYNTMSGQKEEFKPLREGEVRMYVCGPTVYDYTHLGHARTYVAFDVIRRYLEHKGYTVLMVMNFTDIDDKIIRRANETGEDPKELAEKFLKLFLEDMRALKVKPADIYPRVTEHIQDIVEFVRKLEEKGYAYEGSDGVYFEVRKFKDYGKLSKIKLDDLVKGARVEPGEGKKNPEDFALWKKAKPGEPKWESPWGEGRPGWHIECSTMSTKYLGEQFDIHGGGNDLIFPHHENEIAQTEACTGKEWVRYWLHTGFVMVKGEKMSKSLGNFVTIRELLQRYSPEVIRFFVLQKHYRSPLDYTEEGIQHAKNNLERLYNTLENIRIALEKAETPFRWDKEEFELYEVVRDARKKFYEAMDDDFNTAEAMKPIFEVANAVNRYLERVERPKESVLRKALEFFKMISEVFGIFEDYFKEAKETKEEELIELLVEVRSALRKQKNFELADKIRSELRELGIQLEDTPQGTIWKRINV, from the coding sequence ATTGGAGTGAAGGTTTACAACACAATGTCCGGGCAGAAGGAAGAGTTTAAGCCTTTGAGAGAAGGCGAGGTTAGAATGTACGTGTGTGGGCCGACTGTTTACGATTACACTCATCTCGGCCATGCGAGAACTTACGTGGCTTTTGACGTTATCAGGAGATACTTGGAGCATAAAGGCTACACCGTTCTAATGGTAATGAACTTCACCGATATAGACGATAAGATTATTAGAAGGGCAAATGAAACCGGGGAAGACCCAAAAGAGCTGGCTGAAAAGTTCTTGAAGCTCTTTCTTGAGGACATGAGGGCTTTGAAGGTAAAGCCTGCCGACATTTATCCAAGGGTAACGGAGCACATTCAGGATATAGTTGAATTCGTTAGGAAGCTTGAGGAAAAGGGCTATGCCTATGAGGGAAGTGATGGGGTCTATTTTGAGGTAAGGAAGTTCAAAGATTATGGAAAGCTCAGCAAGATAAAGCTCGATGACCTTGTCAAAGGCGCGCGTGTAGAACCCGGTGAGGGCAAGAAGAACCCCGAAGATTTTGCGCTTTGGAAGAAAGCCAAGCCCGGGGAACCCAAATGGGAAAGCCCCTGGGGTGAGGGAAGGCCTGGCTGGCATATAGAGTGCTCCACAATGAGCACCAAATACCTCGGCGAGCAGTTTGACATTCATGGTGGCGGCAACGATCTAATCTTCCCGCACCACGAAAACGAGATAGCTCAAACAGAGGCATGTACGGGCAAAGAATGGGTGCGCTACTGGCTTCACACGGGCTTTGTAATGGTCAAAGGAGAGAAAATGAGCAAAAGCCTCGGAAACTTTGTTACCATCAGGGAGCTCCTTCAGAGATACTCGCCTGAGGTCATCAGGTTCTTTGTCCTTCAGAAGCACTACCGCTCTCCGTTGGATTACACGGAAGAGGGAATCCAGCACGCGAAGAACAACCTTGAGAGGCTTTACAACACACTCGAAAACATAAGAATAGCCCTTGAAAAGGCAGAAACGCCGTTTAGATGGGACAAAGAGGAATTCGAGCTTTATGAAGTGGTGAGGGATGCAAGGAAGAAGTTCTACGAAGCAATGGACGACGACTTCAACACAGCCGAAGCTATGAAGCCAATATTCGAGGTGGCAAATGCCGTAAACAGGTATCTGGAGAGGGTTGAGAGGCCAAAGGAAAGCGTTCTCAGAAAAGCCCTTGAGTTCTTCAAGATGATAAGTGAAGTCTTCGGCATATTCGAGGACTACTTCAAAGAGGCTAAAGAGACAAAAGAGGAAGAGCTAATAGAGCTCTTAGTTGAAGTGAGAAGTGCACTTAGAAAACAGAAAAACTTTGAGCTGGCAGACAAAATAAGGAGCGAGCTCAGAGAGCTTGGTATCCAGCTTGAAGATACTCCTCAGGGGACAATATGGAAAAGAATAAATGTTTGA
- a CDS encoding peptidylprolyl isomerase, translated as MMKVAKKDVIRLHYTGKIKETGEIFDTTYEDVAKEAGIYNEKGIYGPVPIAVGAGHVIKGLDEALEGLEVGKKHTIELPPEKAFGKRDPKLIKTFTIGQFRRQGIYPFPGLDVEIETDSGTKLKGRIISVSSGRVRVDFNHPYAGKTVIYEVEILEKIDDPIEKVKALIELRIPRIDFEKVQIEVGENDVKIDFGEQAIDPRTLVLGEILLESDLKFLGYEKIEFKPSVEELLKPPEAKMEEEIEEAEAKEEVEEKTEEKAEETKEETEETTETVKEEKAEKQEKKTTKRRTRRTSKGRKKKNE; from the coding sequence ATTATGAAAGTTGCGAAGAAAGACGTGATAAGGCTCCACTACACCGGAAAGATAAAAGAAACAGGAGAGATATTCGATACCACTTATGAAGATGTTGCAAAGGAAGCCGGGATATACAACGAGAAGGGAATCTATGGACCGGTTCCAATTGCCGTCGGAGCTGGACACGTCATAAAGGGCCTCGATGAAGCTCTTGAAGGTCTGGAAGTTGGAAAGAAGCACACCATTGAGCTTCCACCGGAGAAGGCATTCGGAAAGAGGGATCCAAAGCTCATAAAGACCTTCACAATCGGCCAGTTCAGAAGGCAGGGCATCTACCCATTCCCCGGACTTGACGTGGAGATAGAGACCGACAGCGGAACAAAGCTCAAAGGAAGAATAATAAGCGTCTCAAGCGGTAGGGTTAGGGTTGACTTCAACCACCCATACGCAGGGAAAACCGTTATTTATGAAGTTGAGATACTTGAAAAGATAGACGACCCAATAGAGAAAGTGAAAGCCCTAATCGAGCTCAGAATCCCAAGGATAGACTTTGAGAAAGTGCAGATTGAAGTAGGTGAAAACGACGTCAAAATAGACTTCGGAGAGCAGGCAATAGACCCAAGAACCCTTGTCCTAGGAGAAATCCTTCTTGAGAGCGACCTCAAGTTCCTAGGATATGAGAAGATCGAGTTCAAGCCAAGTGTCGAAGAGCTCTTGAAGCCACCAGAAGCCAAAATGGAGGAAGAAATCGAGGAAGCCGAGGCCAAAGAAGAAGTAGAAGAGAAAACAGAAGAAAAAGCCGAAGAAACAAAAGAGGAAACCGAGGAGACAACAGAGACAGTAAAAGAAGAAAAAGCCGAAAAACAAGAGAAGAAAACAACCAAGAGAAGAACGAGAAGGACCTCCAAAGGACGCAAAAAGAAGAACGAGTGA
- the mrtA gene encoding CPBP family archaeomyxosortase MrtA: MKALRNVLLLYVLAGFLIVINYRVGENIHEWAFYDALFYVVIPLIAAYLLGFKPHKLGFKIGRREGYIWAFALFLLSFPISIYASHLESFRAYYPIFAYSSWKDFLLKELLIGIIMFAHEGFYRGILLFPVAEKNEWAGIIAQNIPYTLVHIGKPPLEIPYSFIAGIIFAKIDLKSGSFLPSFLLHWAGAVVFDVLCTIGT, encoded by the coding sequence GTGAAGGCTTTGAGAAATGTTCTCCTCCTCTACGTTCTTGCCGGCTTTCTCATTGTGATCAACTATCGAGTAGGGGAAAACATCCACGAGTGGGCATTCTACGACGCCCTCTTCTATGTGGTTATACCCCTCATAGCCGCTTATCTGCTTGGTTTCAAGCCTCATAAATTAGGCTTTAAAATAGGACGAAGGGAAGGTTATATTTGGGCATTTGCTCTCTTTCTCCTCTCCTTCCCCATAAGCATTTATGCCTCTCATCTGGAAAGCTTCAGGGCTTATTACCCGATATTTGCCTACTCCTCCTGGAAGGACTTCCTCCTCAAGGAGCTCTTAATTGGCATCATCATGTTTGCCCATGAGGGGTTTTACAGAGGAATTCTCCTCTTTCCCGTGGCAGAGAAAAACGAGTGGGCTGGAATAATCGCCCAGAACATCCCTTATACCCTGGTTCACATAGGCAAACCACCGCTGGAAATTCCATACTCCTTCATAGCGGGGATAATCTTTGCGAAAATAGATTTAAAGAGCGGAAGCTTTCTGCCGAGCTTCCTTCTCCACTGGGCCGGGGCAGTTGTTTTTGACGTCCTCTGCACTATAGGGACTTGA
- a CDS encoding DUF4097 family beta strand repeat-containing protein — protein sequence MIEVVEREYKVGEGTKLKIGNVNGAIRIEGYEGETIQLKAEKKWGLLGAEPKIKVKKEGNMFTIKVEQQKTFGVGIGGSSVNFNIRVPKGVEIEKAGNVNGAISIKNVEKAGKISTVNGSISIENTSAEKISAVNGSITALLSRINDNIKISTVNGRIEAYIPKDADAVIKATAVNGKIDSEVPGELSKPPFHGPKSFNAVLGNGKYEVVLSTVNGTITIKSL from the coding sequence ATGATTGAAGTTGTTGAGAGGGAATATAAAGTGGGAGAAGGAACAAAGCTGAAGATTGGAAACGTAAACGGAGCCATAAGAATTGAAGGCTACGAAGGTGAAACAATACAGCTGAAAGCCGAGAAAAAATGGGGGCTTTTGGGTGCTGAGCCAAAAATAAAGGTCAAAAAAGAGGGAAATATGTTTACGATTAAAGTTGAACAGCAAAAGACCTTTGGTGTTGGCATTGGTGGGAGTTCTGTCAATTTCAATATCCGCGTGCCGAAAGGAGTTGAAATAGAAAAAGCTGGAAACGTTAACGGCGCAATATCCATAAAGAACGTTGAAAAAGCAGGGAAAATTAGCACTGTAAATGGGAGCATTTCCATAGAAAACACTTCTGCCGAAAAAATATCTGCTGTAAACGGTTCAATCACAGCTCTGCTGTCCCGTATAAACGATAACATCAAGATTTCCACGGTTAACGGAAGAATTGAAGCTTACATTCCAAAAGATGCCGATGCCGTAATTAAGGCCACGGCTGTCAATGGGAAAATAGATTCGGAAGTTCCGGGAGAGCTTTCGAAGCCTCCGTTCCATGGTCCAAAATCTTTTAACGCTGTTCTTGGAAACGGTAAATACGAGGTTGTGCTCTCTACTGTAAACGGTACCATTACTATCAAGTCCCTATAG
- a CDS encoding ATP-binding cassette domain-containing protein produces MIIRGKVVGSEVPRFKHRWFGILEVEAEERYKLYMSGIAQWFVTGDEVEIHVKNKPKKDNVLDFDDYELYKFYEGDKIKVWPLWEKEYEAKRFSPLTGELLYTYKIRAREATYERDFEAIAELEQYHYASQKEKVALWRCENNHIFEANTKQPCPVCGSEDVHILEIKGSTPASRFLLLELENREEYEPRILAYVRVDPPIPLMHRRLPDGRIEKNIREKVFPEEWFKPSFWPERIMKELYEELKKKHTKKIARHLLWEKAKWQALRESNTAGARIARVVVHPDYRSDGLGQLSVKAALEWISERRIPEMRKRKHIVETIAQMARFNPFFEKVGFKFLWETASGRPVLFYPLTEEAKEYIERFLKEDPYAPKDGRLWRPSYGKVEPLKGSIVFKNVSKVFESELDVKGLPEEIRFLLEAFGVRHRVIQRPVLRNLNFEIKPGELVAVVGASGAGKTTLIRLLLGAALGYWEEKYRPTSGEIKVPDNVKVSALLPGEQEPIFGDESILEHVYRKIGDLNAAVEVLNRSGLSDAVLYRAKFSELSTGQKERAKIASLLAEKPNLLLMDEFAAHLDTLTAMRVAKKVSEILREAGITALIITHRPEVVKALDPDKVLFVGYGTAKLTDQF; encoded by the coding sequence ATGATAATCCGGGGAAAAGTTGTCGGCAGTGAGGTTCCTAGGTTCAAGCACAGGTGGTTTGGGATTCTTGAGGTAGAAGCGGAGGAGAGATATAAGCTCTACATGAGCGGTATTGCTCAATGGTTTGTAACGGGGGATGAAGTGGAAATACACGTCAAGAACAAGCCCAAAAAAGACAATGTGCTTGACTTTGATGATTATGAGCTCTACAAGTTTTACGAAGGGGACAAAATAAAGGTCTGGCCCCTGTGGGAAAAGGAGTACGAAGCAAAGCGCTTTTCTCCCCTGACTGGAGAGCTTCTCTATACTTACAAAATCCGGGCGAGGGAAGCTACTTATGAGAGAGACTTTGAGGCAATAGCGGAGCTTGAGCAGTATCACTACGCATCACAAAAGGAGAAGGTTGCCCTATGGAGGTGTGAGAACAATCATATCTTCGAGGCAAACACGAAGCAACCCTGCCCGGTATGCGGAAGTGAAGACGTTCATATCCTTGAGATTAAGGGTTCCACTCCAGCATCGCGGTTTTTGCTCCTTGAGCTTGAAAACCGGGAGGAATATGAGCCCAGAATATTGGCATACGTTAGAGTTGACCCACCTATTCCACTGATGCACCGTCGCTTGCCTGATGGGAGGATAGAGAAGAACATACGGGAGAAAGTTTTTCCTGAGGAGTGGTTTAAACCCTCTTTCTGGCCGGAGAGAATCATGAAGGAGCTCTATGAGGAACTGAAGAAAAAGCATACAAAAAAGATTGCACGTCACTTGCTGTGGGAAAAGGCTAAGTGGCAGGCTTTGAGGGAGAGCAACACCGCAGGAGCCAGAATAGCGAGGGTTGTTGTCCATCCCGACTACAGAAGCGATGGACTTGGACAGCTCAGCGTTAAAGCTGCCCTCGAGTGGATAAGCGAAAGAAGAATTCCCGAGATGAGAAAGAGAAAACACATTGTCGAGACTATAGCCCAGATGGCCCGCTTCAATCCGTTTTTTGAGAAAGTGGGGTTTAAGTTCCTCTGGGAAACCGCAAGCGGAAGACCCGTGCTCTTCTACCCCCTAACGGAGGAAGCAAAAGAATATATCGAAAGGTTCCTCAAAGAAGACCCCTATGCTCCTAAGGATGGGAGGCTGTGGAGGCCGAGCTATGGAAAGGTTGAGCCTTTGAAGGGGTCGATAGTGTTTAAAAACGTCAGCAAGGTGTTTGAGAGCGAGCTTGACGTAAAGGGCCTTCCAGAGGAAATAAGGTTCCTTCTGGAAGCCTTTGGAGTTAGACATAGGGTAATACAGAGGCCTGTTTTGAGAAACTTGAACTTTGAAATCAAGCCCGGGGAGTTAGTTGCGGTGGTTGGGGCAAGTGGAGCTGGGAAGACGACTCTCATTAGGCTTCTCCTTGGCGCAGCACTTGGATACTGGGAAGAGAAGTACAGACCTACGAGTGGAGAGATTAAGGTGCCGGATAACGTCAAGGTCTCAGCCCTGTTGCCCGGGGAACAGGAACCCATCTTTGGCGATGAAAGCATTTTGGAGCATGTTTACAGAAAAATAGGGGATTTAAATGCAGCGGTGGAAGTCCTAAACCGCTCTGGTTTGAGTGATGCCGTTCTTTATAGGGCAAAGTTCAGTGAGCTCTCTACTGGTCAAAAGGAGAGGGCGAAGATAGCGTCTTTACTTGCGGAGAAGCCGAATCTTCTACTAATGGACGAATTTGCTGCTCATCTGGACACTCTCACCGCCATGAGGGTCGCCAAAAAGGTGAGTGAAATTCTAAGGGAAGCTGGCATAACAGCTTTGATAATAACCCACAGGCCGGAAGTAGTCAAAGCCCTCGATCCGGACAAAGTTCTTTTTGTGGGCTATGGAACCGCAAAGCTAACTGATCAGTTTTGA